A genomic window from Thermodesulfitimonas autotrophica includes:
- the pstB gene encoding phosphate ABC transporter ATP-binding protein PstB, which produces MATKIRVERLNLYYGQEQALKEISIEIKANQITALIGPSGCGKTTFLRTLNRMNDLIEGVRIEGTVLLDGEDIYAPQVDVVELRKRVGMVFQRPNPFPMSIYDNVAFGPRIHGLKDKRRLDEIVEASLRGAALWEEVRDRLHRSALGLSGGQQQRLCIARLLAVEPEVLLMDEPTSALDPVSTMKIEELLQELKQKYTIVIVTHNMQQAARVSDVTAFFLVGELIEYGETGTIFTRPRDGRTEDYITGRFG; this is translated from the coding sequence ATGGCGACGAAGATAAGAGTTGAGCGGCTAAATCTATATTACGGCCAGGAGCAGGCCCTGAAAGAGATTAGCATCGAAATAAAGGCGAACCAGATAACGGCTTTGATCGGGCCTTCCGGCTGCGGGAAGACGACGTTCCTCCGCACCTTGAACCGTATGAACGACCTGATAGAAGGGGTGCGTATCGAGGGGACGGTGCTTCTTGACGGCGAAGACATCTACGCCCCGCAGGTAGACGTGGTGGAACTGCGGAAACGGGTCGGGATGGTTTTCCAGCGGCCGAACCCTTTCCCAATGTCTATTTACGACAACGTCGCTTTTGGTCCCCGGATTCACGGCTTGAAGGATAAACGCCGCCTCGACGAGATTGTGGAAGCGAGCCTGCGCGGCGCCGCTCTTTGGGAGGAGGTCCGCGACCGGCTGCACCGTTCGGCGCTTGGGCTTTCGGGGGGGCAACAGCAGCGGCTTTGTATCGCGCGCCTTCTGGCGGTCGAGCCGGAGGTCCTGCTGATGGACGAGCCCACTTCGGCCCTCGATCCCGTTTCAACGATGAAGATCGAAGAGTTGCTCCAGGAGCTGAAGCAAAAGTACACCATCGTCATCGTGACCCACAATATGCAACAGGCGGCGCGGGTTTCGGACGTCACGGCTTTTTTCCTGGTCGGCGAACTTATCGAGTACGGCGAAACGGGAACCATTTTCACCCGGCCGCGCGATGGACGCACGGAGGATTACATAACCGGACGGTTCGGATAA
- a CDS encoding YggT family protein translates to MEFVVKLVDVAFEVYAILILVRVVLSWIRHNPYHPVIRFIYDMTDPYLNIFRRLIPPVGVVDFSPVVAFFVLELIRALVLRLLVGVISLF, encoded by the coding sequence ATGGAGTTTGTGGTAAAGCTAGTCGATGTGGCCTTTGAGGTTTACGCCATCCTTATCCTCGTCCGGGTGGTCCTCTCCTGGATCCGGCACAATCCTTACCACCCGGTTATCCGTTTTATTTACGATATGACCGACCCCTATCTCAACATTTTCCGGCGTCTTATTCCGCCGGTTGGGGTTGTCGATTTTTCGCCGGTTGTAGCCTTTTTCGTCCTCGAACTAATCCGGGCGCTCGTTTTGCGGCTCCTCGTCGGTGTGATTAGCCTCTTCTAA
- the pgeF gene encoding peptidoglycan editing factor PgeF — protein MHLFQAEVMDLPWLGHAFTTRLGGISEGPFATLNLGYTVGDVPERVLANRRLLAAALGYDPARTVAGRQVHGEKVAVVTMREAGAGAFGPETALDATDGLTTGEVGLALLAFFADCVPVLLADTVKRVVAVVHAGWRGTAREIVRRALEVMAANLQVVPARCVAAIGPAIGPCCYEVDEPVAAAFRPWGEKVVWRRGNKWRVDLWEANRQTLIAAGVPPERIAVIRLCTCCHPELFFSYRRDGVKTGRMAGVIFRR, from the coding sequence TTGCATCTTTTTCAGGCAGAGGTCATGGACCTGCCTTGGCTCGGACACGCCTTCACCACGCGCCTGGGGGGCATCAGCGAGGGGCCTTTTGCTACCCTCAACTTGGGCTATACGGTCGGTGACGTACCGGAACGGGTTTTGGCCAACAGGCGGTTGCTTGCTGCAGCACTCGGTTACGACCCGGCCCGGACGGTTGCCGGCCGGCAGGTCCACGGCGAAAAAGTCGCTGTCGTAACTATGCGCGAGGCCGGAGCCGGTGCGTTCGGGCCGGAAACGGCGCTCGACGCCACCGACGGTTTAACCACCGGTGAGGTGGGTCTGGCTCTGCTGGCCTTCTTTGCGGATTGCGTTCCGGTGCTCCTCGCCGATACGGTAAAGCGGGTTGTGGCGGTAGTTCATGCCGGCTGGCGGGGCACGGCCAGAGAGATTGTGCGCCGGGCGCTCGAGGTTATGGCGGCGAACTTGCAGGTTGTTCCGGCGCGCTGTGTGGCGGCGATCGGGCCGGCCATCGGGCCCTGCTGCTACGAGGTAGATGAGCCGGTAGCGGCAGCCTTCCGCCCGTGGGGGGAAAAGGTTGTCTGGCGTCGAGGAAATAAGTGGCGCGTTGACCTTTGGGAAGCCAACCGGCAGACGCTCATCGCCGCGGGCGTTCCCCCGGAACGGATTGCGGTAATCAGGCTTTGTACCTGTTGTCACCCGGAGCTTTTCTTTTCTTACCGCCGGGACGGAGTTAAAACGGGAAGGATGGCGGGCGTGATTTTCCGTCGCTGA
- a CDS encoding FmdB family zinc ribbon protein: MPIYEFRCPRCGHRFERLCQLGETGANLSCPACNSPKPERLLSSFATRGVEGGKGSSCTSCKATSCSSCSSCR, from the coding sequence GTGCCGATTTACGAATTCCGCTGCCCCCGGTGCGGACACCGTTTTGAAAGGCTCTGCCAGCTTGGGGAAACCGGTGCGAACTTGAGTTGCCCCGCCTGTAACTCCCCCAAACCCGAGAGACTCCTCTCCTCTTTCGCCACGCGCGGCGTTGAAGGCGGCAAAGGTTCTTCCTGCACCTCCTGCAAAGCAACAAGCTGTTCCAGCTGTTCCAGCTGCCGGTAA
- a CDS encoding cell division protein SepF encodes MSKKLVDKVLGFIGFEEEPEEEQVPAEAQDGLIRPKKGAVVSIHTQRQMRVVVTEPRSFDDAQEIVDHLRNRRPVVVNLERVETDLARRVVDFVSGAAYALGGSVQKVGAGIFLFAPNNVDIAAEGKEPERGLFPWMRGQREA; translated from the coding sequence ATGAGCAAAAAATTAGTTGACAAAGTGCTGGGCTTTATCGGTTTCGAGGAGGAACCGGAGGAAGAGCAAGTACCGGCGGAAGCTCAGGACGGTCTAATACGCCCGAAGAAAGGGGCGGTGGTGAGCATTCACACCCAGCGGCAGATGCGGGTAGTTGTGACCGAGCCGCGTTCCTTCGACGATGCGCAGGAGATTGTCGACCACCTGCGGAACAGGCGGCCGGTGGTCGTCAATCTGGAACGGGTGGAGACGGACCTGGCGCGCCGGGTGGTTGACTTTGTGAGCGGCGCAGCCTACGCTCTCGGCGGTAGCGTTCAGAAAGTAGGCGCCGGCATTTTTCTCTTTGCCCCCAATAACGTAGATATCGCGGCGGAGGGGAAGGAGCCCGAGCGGGGCCTCTTTCCCTGGATGCGCGGGCAGAGGGAGGCTTGA
- a CDS encoding MBL fold metallo-hydrolase RNA specificity domain-containing protein: MRLNFYGAARTVTGACFHVEVSGTRLLIDCGLFQGPREIRERNFQPFPFSPASLDYVLLTHAHIDHCGLIPRLCREGFKGKILATGATVDLAGVLLPDAAHIQEMEAERKSRKAQRAGKPPVEPLYTVADAYDALRFFQKIAYDTEIPLSPGVSATFLDAGHILGAAMILLRSGEAGMPMSVLFTGDLGRPGQRLVKDPAVVEHADYLVIESTYGNRQHPQVEEIAVLHDVLWRTYRRGGNVIIPAFAVERTQDLLYDLNKLWQAGKMPPVTVYIDSPLAVAVTDIFNRHGECYDSEARSLLKCGENPLNSGFVKFSVNPEESRALNEIKSGLVIIAGSGMCEAGRVRHHLKHNLWRPECTVVFVGYQAQGTLGRRILDGDKSVKIFDEEVAVRAEIVELMGYSAHADQPALLNWLKKMNQAPRQVFVVHGEPEAAETLRLMIEEKLGFNAVVPDYSSSWLLTVDPDKAALYEAYRRLGERLRVILQAGDPAAIAAVTRQIEAVAADGGAGAAAG, from the coding sequence ATGCGGCTGAATTTTTATGGTGCTGCCCGGACAGTAACCGGAGCCTGTTTTCACGTAGAGGTTTCCGGAACGCGGCTGCTGATTGACTGCGGCCTTTTTCAGGGCCCGCGGGAGATTAGAGAAAGGAACTTTCAACCCTTTCCTTTTTCGCCGGCCTCGCTTGATTACGTTCTGCTTACCCATGCCCATATCGATCATTGCGGGCTTATCCCGCGCCTCTGCAGGGAGGGCTTCAAGGGCAAGATTCTAGCGACAGGGGCAACGGTTGACCTAGCAGGGGTGCTGCTTCCCGATGCCGCCCACATTCAAGAGATGGAAGCCGAGCGGAAGAGCAGAAAAGCCCAGCGAGCTGGCAAGCCGCCGGTCGAACCGTTATACACGGTAGCGGACGCTTACGATGCGCTCCGTTTTTTTCAAAAAATCGCTTACGATACGGAAATCCCGCTCTCTCCTGGGGTAAGCGCCACCTTTCTTGATGCCGGCCACATCCTCGGCGCGGCGATGATCCTGCTCCGGAGCGGTGAGGCCGGCATGCCTATGAGTGTGCTCTTTACCGGGGATCTGGGACGGCCGGGACAGCGGCTGGTGAAGGATCCGGCGGTAGTGGAGCATGCGGATTACCTGGTCATCGAATCGACCTACGGCAACAGACAGCACCCGCAGGTGGAGGAGATTGCGGTCCTGCACGATGTCCTGTGGCGCACCTACCGGCGTGGGGGCAACGTTATCATCCCGGCATTTGCCGTCGAGCGCACGCAGGACCTGCTCTACGACCTCAACAAACTCTGGCAGGCGGGCAAGATGCCTCCGGTCACCGTCTATATCGATAGCCCGCTGGCGGTAGCGGTGACGGACATCTTTAACCGGCATGGCGAATGTTACGATTCTGAAGCCCGTAGTCTCCTAAAATGCGGCGAAAATCCGCTCAACTCCGGGTTTGTCAAGTTTTCCGTAAACCCGGAGGAGTCGCGGGCCCTAAACGAAATCAAAAGCGGGCTGGTTATCATTGCCGGCAGCGGGATGTGTGAGGCGGGACGGGTCCGCCACCACCTGAAGCACAACCTCTGGCGGCCCGAGTGCACGGTGGTCTTTGTAGGGTACCAAGCGCAGGGCACGCTTGGCCGGCGCATCCTCGACGGAGATAAGAGCGTGAAGATTTTCGATGAAGAGGTGGCGGTGCGGGCGGAAATCGTTGAGCTGATGGGCTACTCTGCCCACGCTGACCAGCCCGCCCTCCTTAACTGGCTGAAGAAGATGAACCAGGCGCCGCGACAGGTTTTTGTCGTCCACGGCGAGCCTGAGGCTGCTGAGACCTTGCGGCTCATGATCGAAGAGAAGCTCGGCTTCAACGCTGTTGTTCCCGATTACAGTTCTTCGTGGTTGCTCACCGTGGACCCGGATAAGGCGGCGCTCTACGAGGCGTACCGCCGTCTTGGGGAGCGGCTGCGGGTGATTCTTCAGGCCGGGGATCCGGCGGCGATCGCGGCGGTTACCCGGCAGATAGAAGCCGTTGCTGCGGACGGCGGCGCAGGAGCGGCGGCCGGATAG
- a CDS encoding DivIVA domain-containing protein, with translation MWVLTPYDIYKKEFRRVFRGYDEQEVDEFLDQVAAVLKELYREIEELRAQTQHENGGYPAAAPGSGFKEALAVPDVQQVHREMEAKVQALRRQVAEVIDMASIQAAQRAEDAMLQAEARLGELVTRVQEETERRLKEAEERLEAMLAEAAQKLRFLLSREMSKDEGARRTKRATLVAQARTRKMWDGGAE, from the coding sequence ATGTGGGTGTTGACGCCTTACGATATTTACAAAAAAGAGTTTCGGAGGGTCTTCCGCGGTTACGACGAGCAGGAGGTAGATGAGTTTCTCGACCAGGTGGCCGCCGTCCTGAAGGAGCTTTACCGGGAGATCGAGGAGCTACGCGCGCAGACTCAGCACGAAAACGGGGGGTATCCTGCCGCCGCTCCGGGATCAGGCTTTAAGGAAGCATTGGCCGTTCCGGACGTTCAGCAGGTGCACCGGGAGATGGAGGCGAAGGTTCAAGCGCTTCGCCGGCAAGTGGCGGAAGTTATCGACATGGCTTCTATCCAGGCGGCCCAGCGGGCCGAAGACGCAATGCTCCAGGCTGAGGCCCGCCTGGGGGAGCTGGTGACCAGAGTGCAGGAGGAAACCGAGCGGCGGCTGAAGGAGGCGGAGGAACGCCTGGAAGCGATGTTAGCGGAGGCGGCCCAGAAGCTCAGGTTTTTGCTTAGTCGGGAAATGAGCAAGGACGAAGGCGCCAGACGGACAAAGAGAGCGACCCTCGTAGCGCAGGCCAGGACGCGGAAGATGTGGGATGGCGGCGCCGAGTGA
- a CDS encoding DUF167 domain-containing protein, translated as MAAPSDLANLFQADGDGVRFRVRVTPRAAKNAICGVVDTVLRVRIAAPPVEGRANEALLRYLSEVFRVPVRRLTILYGEGGREKTIRIAGLRPEEALEAVARVLPAKS; from the coding sequence ATGGCGGCGCCGAGTGATTTAGCGAACCTCTTTCAGGCAGACGGGGACGGGGTGCGTTTTCGCGTGCGGGTAACGCCCCGGGCGGCAAAAAATGCTATTTGCGGCGTAGTCGACACCGTGTTGCGGGTGCGTATCGCAGCGCCGCCTGTCGAAGGCAGGGCGAACGAGGCGCTGCTGCGGTACTTAAGCGAGGTTTTCCGGGTTCCCGTCCGGCGGTTAACAATCCTGTACGGAGAGGGGGGACGGGAAAAGACGATCAGGATTGCAGGCCTCAGGCCGGAAGAAGCCCTGGAGGCGGTTGCCCGGGTCCTGCCAGCCAAATCGTGA
- the phoU gene encoding phosphate signaling complex protein PhoU translates to MTSQRASFERELAELQHDILRVGSLVEELIFDAIQALVNRDEVLAKKAIAGDDEVDNLCKDIERRCIRLVATQQPLARDLRIIFTGIKIISNLERMGDHAVDIARYALNLITCYSSTVADVVLQGITQIARMVQQMVKTSLEAYVSNDTSRARQMSNADDDVDHLYRKTFDAILSLIEKEPENTRCYVYLLLAALRLERVADRATNIGEDVIYLVTGEWEELN, encoded by the coding sequence GTGACGAGCCAGCGGGCTTCTTTCGAACGTGAGCTTGCAGAGCTGCAGCACGACATCCTGCGGGTGGGCAGTTTAGTTGAGGAGCTCATCTTCGACGCAATACAGGCCCTGGTCAACCGGGACGAGGTGCTGGCGAAAAAGGCGATCGCCGGCGATGATGAGGTTGATAATCTCTGCAAAGATATCGAGCGCAGGTGTATCCGGTTGGTTGCGACCCAGCAGCCCCTTGCCCGCGACCTCAGGATTATTTTTACGGGTATCAAGATCATTTCCAATTTGGAGCGAATGGGCGACCATGCGGTGGACATTGCCAGGTACGCGCTTAACCTCATTACCTGTTACAGTTCGACCGTTGCGGACGTCGTCTTGCAGGGTATCACCCAGATCGCCCGGATGGTGCAGCAGATGGTCAAAACAAGTCTGGAGGCCTATGTTTCGAACGATACGAGCCGGGCGCGACAGATGTCCAACGCCGACGACGATGTGGACCATCTTTACCGCAAAACTTTCGACGCCATCCTATCACTTATCGAAAAAGAGCCTGAGAATACGCGCTGCTACGTCTATTTACTCCTTGCCGCCCTGCGCCTGGAGCGGGTGGCCGACCGGGCTACCAACATCGGCGAAGACGTGATTTACCTGGTTACCGGCGAGTGGGAGGAGCTCAATTAG
- the proC gene encoding pyrroline-5-carboxylate reductase has protein sequence MPLSGLKIGLIGGGAMGGALAAGLVSSGRVPPAAMLVSDVAPERLRRLEQELKVRTLQDNRLLAQEADIVLLAVKPDVVLSVLQQIGSLLRPSQTLISIAAGVTLSFLEQNIPQPVPVVRVMPNTPCLVGEGASAYALGRNAGPRDAARAAAIFSAVGRAVQVREELLDSVTGLSGSGPAYVYLLIEALADGGVRMGLPRDVALALAAQTVLGAARMVLTQGAHPAELKDRVVTPGGTTAAGLLVLEEQGVRAALIRAVEAATLRSRELSRAKFT, from the coding sequence GTGCCGCTCAGCGGGCTTAAAATCGGACTGATCGGCGGCGGGGCGATGGGTGGAGCGCTGGCCGCCGGTCTGGTATCAAGCGGCCGGGTGCCGCCGGCGGCCATGCTGGTGAGCGACGTTGCTCCGGAACGGTTGCGCCGGCTGGAGCAAGAGCTTAAGGTGCGTACGCTTCAGGATAACCGGCTTTTGGCTCAAGAAGCGGATATCGTCTTGCTGGCGGTAAAGCCGGATGTTGTTCTTTCGGTTTTGCAGCAAATCGGCTCCCTTTTGCGCCCGTCACAGACGCTTATTTCCATCGCTGCGGGCGTCACTTTAAGCTTTCTCGAACAAAATATCCCGCAGCCTGTTCCGGTTGTGCGCGTCATGCCCAATACGCCGTGTTTAGTAGGAGAAGGAGCGAGCGCCTACGCGCTCGGAAGGAACGCCGGCCCGCGCGATGCGGCGCGCGCTGCAGCGATCTTTTCGGCCGTCGGTCGCGCGGTCCAGGTAAGGGAAGAATTACTTGATAGCGTTACCGGGTTGAGCGGGAGCGGACCGGCCTACGTTTACCTCTTGATCGAGGCGCTAGCCGACGGTGGGGTGCGGATGGGTTTACCGCGTGACGTGGCGCTTGCGCTCGCCGCCCAGACCGTTTTGGGGGCGGCCCGCATGGTTTTGACTCAGGGGGCGCACCCGGCGGAGCTAAAAGACCGGGTTGTAACCCCCGGGGGCACAACGGCGGCTGGTCTTCTTGTTCTTGAGGAGCAGGGGGTCAGGGCGGCGCTCATCCGGGCGGTGGAAGCAGCTACTTTGCGGTCGCGCGAATTGAGCCGGGCGAAGTTTACATAG
- a CDS encoding substrate-binding domain-containing protein translates to MKCWLCVFAGQIKRSLVFFLLSVVTMMLALGCIPKAEVTSRHPAVRVVGSTALLPVARDAAQLMGVTKRAAGVEVFGGGSLTGLQQVAGGWADVALSLVEPPPGEPLYRGLTGKVLGVMPLVLVVHPAVRVDNLSKDDATRIFLGQVKNWAELGGPDIPIVIVNRGKSSGSRQLIKRLVLGGREFTGNARLVNSDFEVRKEVASTPGAIGYLGATYLNGSVKALKYNGIECTIENVANGSYPLYGLARVYTRGKPEGTVQSYSELLLKESFLLEEAKKGLVPLRILKKGPETSQSGVKGR, encoded by the coding sequence ATGAAGTGCTGGTTATGCGTCTTTGCGGGGCAGATAAAAAGAAGCCTGGTGTTTTTTTTACTTAGTGTAGTTACAATGATGCTGGCGCTGGGCTGTATTCCCAAGGCGGAAGTAACTTCCCGGCATCCCGCCGTCAGGGTGGTTGGTTCCACCGCCCTTTTGCCTGTAGCGCGGGATGCGGCCCAGCTGATGGGCGTTACGAAACGGGCTGCCGGGGTGGAGGTCTTCGGTGGCGGTTCCCTGACGGGGCTGCAGCAGGTGGCTGGCGGCTGGGCCGACGTTGCGCTCTCGCTCGTTGAGCCGCCTCCCGGTGAGCCGCTCTACCGGGGACTAACGGGGAAGGTGCTCGGGGTAATGCCGTTGGTACTTGTCGTTCATCCTGCGGTGCGGGTGGATAATCTTTCTAAAGACGACGCGACCCGGATTTTCCTCGGACAGGTGAAAAACTGGGCGGAGTTAGGTGGCCCGGATATCCCCATCGTGATCGTCAACCGCGGTAAGTCGTCCGGCTCGCGGCAGCTGATAAAAAGGCTCGTTCTTGGCGGGCGCGAATTTACCGGCAATGCCAGACTGGTTAATTCCGACTTTGAGGTTCGCAAAGAAGTGGCCTCCACTCCAGGGGCGATAGGCTATCTCGGGGCTACATACCTTAACGGGTCCGTGAAGGCTTTAAAATATAACGGCATTGAGTGCACGATAGAAAACGTGGCGAACGGTAGCTACCCCCTTTACGGACTGGCCCGGGTTTATACGCGCGGGAAACCGGAAGGAACGGTGCAGTCCTATAGCGAACTTTTGTTAAAAGAGTCGTTTTTATTAGAAGAGGCTAAGAAGGGGCTGGTGCCCCTCAGAATACTAAAAAAAGGCCCGGAAACATCGCAAAGCGGGGTTAAGGGGAGATGA
- a CDS encoding YggS family pyridoxal phosphate-dependent enzyme, producing MDQVIKANLRRVREEIWRAARRVGRDPGEIQVVAVSKGVPVAAIRAAQAAGQRLFGENRVQEFIRKYGEIGDAVDWHFIGYLQRNKVKYLVGRIRLLHSLDRWDLAVALDRWAQKRGRGFDVLIQVNVAREPSKHGLHEEELPDFLAAAAELPGIRVRGLMTIAPFVPDPEEVRPVFRRLRELAAAYRHYAGATLEFLSMGMSDDYVVAVEEGANLLRIGTAIFGPRRKEGEGENEQKIS from the coding sequence ATGGATCAGGTTATAAAGGCGAACCTCAGGCGGGTCAGGGAGGAGATCTGGCGCGCGGCGCGCCGGGTCGGGCGGGATCCAGGTGAAATCCAGGTTGTCGCCGTATCCAAAGGGGTACCGGTTGCCGCGATCCGTGCGGCGCAGGCGGCGGGGCAGAGGCTTTTCGGGGAAAACCGGGTGCAGGAGTTCATAAGAAAGTACGGGGAGATCGGCGACGCGGTTGACTGGCACTTTATCGGCTACCTCCAGCGTAATAAGGTAAAATACCTTGTGGGCAGGATCAGACTCCTCCACAGCCTCGACCGCTGGGACCTGGCCGTTGCGCTTGATCGCTGGGCACAGAAAAGAGGCCGGGGGTTTGACGTGCTCATCCAGGTGAACGTGGCGCGGGAGCCCTCGAAGCACGGCCTTCACGAGGAGGAACTGCCGGATTTCCTGGCGGCGGCTGCAGAGCTGCCGGGTATCCGGGTCCGGGGGCTGATGACGATCGCTCCGTTTGTTCCCGATCCCGAAGAGGTAAGACCCGTTTTCAGACGGCTGCGAGAACTGGCGGCAGCCTACCGCCACTATGCTGGGGCGACGCTCGAGTTTTTATCGATGGGGATGTCGGACGATTACGTGGTGGCGGTGGAAGAGGGAGCCAACCTGCTGCGCATTGGCACCGCTATTTTTGGCCCGCGACGCAAAGAGGGGGAAGGGGAAAATGAGCAAAAAATTAGTTGA